A single Bacteroidales bacterium DNA region contains:
- a CDS encoding creatininase family protein, with the protein MYFELFEVKTIKFTVKEILMTSPVNLRKSPWKRVQDIKYDVAVLPWGATEAHNFHLPFGTDIIETEYIAEKSAEKAWENGAKVVVLPAIPFGVNTSQLDIYMTINMNPGTQFRIIEDVLNSLSNHGITRFVIMNGHGGNDFKTIIRELQPRYPDIFIMQLNWFEAAPLKDYFEESGDHANEMETSVIMHIDPEIVLPLNEAGDGKAKSPVFKARREGWVWFPRAWTKVTEDTGIGNPKKATPEKGARYLEDITTKIADFFVELVTTDPENIYK; encoded by the coding sequence ATGTATTTTGAGTTGTTTGAAGTTAAAACCATTAAATTTACGGTAAAAGAAATTCTGATGACAAGTCCGGTTAATCTACGCAAAAGTCCCTGGAAAAGAGTACAGGATATAAAGTATGACGTCGCTGTTTTGCCCTGGGGTGCCACTGAAGCTCATAATTTTCATCTTCCTTTCGGTACCGATATTATTGAAACAGAATATATAGCTGAAAAATCTGCTGAAAAAGCATGGGAAAATGGAGCCAAAGTCGTTGTTCTGCCTGCAATTCCCTTTGGGGTGAATACAAGTCAGCTTGATATTTACATGACAATTAATATGAATCCCGGTACCCAGTTCAGGATAATTGAAGATGTGCTGAACAGCTTATCCAATCACGGTATAACACGGTTTGTTATTATGAACGGCCATGGTGGCAATGATTTCAAAACAATTATCCGCGAATTGCAACCCCGTTATCCTGATATCTTCATCATGCAGCTGAATTGGTTCGAAGCAGCCCCTTTGAAAGATTATTTTGAAGAATCAGGTGATCATGCAAACGAAATGGAAACCAGTGTCATCATGCACATTGATCCTGAAATAGTGCTGCCATTAAACGAAGCTGGTGACGGTAAAGCCAAATCACCCGTTTTTAAAGCAAGAAGGGAAGGATGGGTTTGGTTCCCAAGGGCATGGACTAAAGTTACGGAAGATACCGGAATAGGAAATCCTAAAAAAGCCACTCCTGAAAAAGGAGCACGCTACCTTGAAGACATCACAACCAAAATCGCCGATTTCTTTGTTGAACTTGTGACCACTGACCCCGAGAACATTTACAAATAA
- a CDS encoding DUF1761 domain-containing protein, with translation MDLSKINFLAVLVAAASFFIIGGLWYSPLLFVRVWIKEAKLSEETLKQANMGKVFGLAFLLSFIISFNLAAFLGQNAGLTWGITAGALAGIGWVAASVGILYLFERSSFRLFLINAGYFAIAFMVAGGIIGAWQ, from the coding sequence ATGGATCTCAGCAAAATCAATTTCCTTGCAGTACTTGTCGCCGCTGCATCATTTTTTATTATCGGAGGACTGTGGTATTCTCCTTTGCTATTTGTAAGAGTATGGATTAAAGAAGCCAAACTATCTGAAGAAACATTGAAACAGGCTAACATGGGTAAAGTTTTCGGACTTGCTTTCCTGCTATCGTTTATCATTTCCTTTAACCTGGCGGCATTCCTGGGTCAAAACGCCGGACTTACTTGGGGAATTACTGCCGGAGCGCTAGCCGGAATAGGATGGGTGGCCGCTTCAGTGGGTATCCTTTATCTTTTTGAAAGAAGTTCTTTCAGGCTGTTTTTAATCAATGCGGGTTATTTCGCCATCGCTTTTATGGTAGCCGGAGGAATTATCGGAGCCTGGCAATGA
- a CDS encoding PKD domain-containing protein: MGKRATATGMRGTLTKLLTVTTLSASLFSPRASGQCALITDNYSGQVAGSVCAPVNLNMDVRYKFILPVDPSKVQILYVWNDGTGATTTIPAITHGDTIFTATASHVYPPADQCSYTAEAYVIYDGQQCVSSSRQEQTFSAWARDNQNGAVVITDPVIAQFCEGEDIIDVRFRDNSTFNCNINVEPDKPNRITRWVQFIYGTHTIGGDRIPNITIRDPLGNIYQMTDAAGNSLPPVAGPIVEIPIPADGPTEISWPISAPAGGVAGDIFEITLRNWNICNPYDRNPFDAIPPTDPINGDYPPITNTALIEIITTPPEITNPSLEFCAGSPIRLTLSTSGGQVNWYTDSLLTHHIHTGPNFDPTGAPTYIDNSRGGTYSFWVTETIGACASAPSRVSFTIFDTPAPAPNAGPDAAVCSNMYTLRGNTPVIGVGEWTTTSSAIISDPSNPNTTVTNLQPGPNLFRWTISNGPCVSVDEVVITSDRQPDPADAGPDQSFCNTSGTVLHARSATNNGTGTWTVSTGNANFNDIHSASASATSLAGGENRLVWTVRSRYGVCVTTADSMYILRDRSPSPANAGPDRGVCDSSAVKLGALPVNNGGSGTWTVLSGGAMLVDVHDASSDVSNLSFGNNSFRWTVVSQYGICPGSNDQVIITRDQAPAPALAGDDQDLCSSVTATLGANAATIGTGTWTVVWNPSAVAPVFTPGINSPNATVQILPGNEGVYRFAWTIVNNSCRTSDSLTVDFGKPVVPANAGPSDSVCGITVALNANNPGTGTGTWTKVTGAGNVDFVPGIHSPSAIAQIQAGQEGVYSFEWRITSGSCPPTSDTVSILYKPTPGMPSSTDAANCGPASMTLSSTTGTGGDINRWYTAVIGGTMIIENSTLITPLLTSDADYWVSTYNFTTGCESNRHQVHADINPIPDPPAVSDIQHCGSTSFSLSSVTGRYGSTSRWYDAPAGGNLLATSDTFNSPILTAPVTYYISSFNEATGCESNRTALNVRINPVPDIPVASDTARCGEGILTIQSLPGLNGTQNQWYDSPAGNVIDTSLNFTTPYLTATTPYWISTINNLTGCRSARIRVWANIHPVPGFPAVNDVSVCGPDTVRIISVAGVNGTISRWYDSITGGNLLAQDDIFNAGLISTTSRYFVSTYNQNTHCESSRKAVNAVILPVPPANPIIGPDAVGINQTNVIYSVNFHPGSTYKWFIPPGIDSLLQSQNFVMLGFPNLGTYNLSVTETNSIGCQGPPANKPVEVKADVILLDISASGGRACINNDLPISVSPSGGTPSYVFAWGGATQYLNSTNTSNPIFNCPVAGSFMLTITVNDINLNHTTDTIWVTVRPDPVANISLPDTMVCSGSDLQLQGIATGGSGTYSSFTWTGQTMPLSATDIADPVFNTYLPGTYRIKLTVIDDFGCQDIDSVNILNDSPQAVFSSDARPACSPLPVSFLNNSLNATDYLWNFGDGRTSTEKDPVHVFNNTTNSVQYFNVQLTAISGNHCIHSFNDYITVYPNPVLSISTYPEMACAPADILLSSTPGGHSYNWDFGDGFQAAGDFNIMHTFNNDTDHDTTFTIHLFSTSYFGCTDSGTTSIVVHPSPEALFTADPLSQMIPDRIVNFQNNSQQGNWDYLWRFGDDSTSTARNPGSHEYPGPGRYLVYLIVKGTYCSDSTWVNVEIVPHPPVAAFKPIEPGCLPLTIQFENTSAYSNSFLWEFGDGSVSNKPNPEYTYYEPGTFTIKLTAWGDNGTADSYSTQNDVYVLPNAFFDIKPRRVYANEQNVLFENQSDNGTYPLDGNRYLWDFGDGTGSEEENPQHVYQKDGSYNVVLNVWTNKGCYDVYEYQAAVLVEPIGKILFPNVFSPEAELQENRIFKPGIIDYVDEYHLMIFNRWGEFIFESFSQEVGWDGMINGQVAKEDVYIWKVEGKYTNGQVFILTGDVTLLR; encoded by the coding sequence ATGGGAAAAAGGGCTACAGCAACAGGTATGAGGGGCACATTAACAAAACTACTAACCGTAACCACGTTATCAGCCAGCTTGTTTTCGCCGCGGGCATCCGGTCAGTGCGCACTGATCACCGATAATTACAGCGGACAGGTTGCCGGCAGCGTTTGTGCCCCTGTTAACCTGAATATGGATGTCCGGTACAAGTTCATTCTTCCGGTTGATCCTTCAAAAGTTCAGATATTATATGTATGGAATGACGGAACAGGTGCAACCACCACAATTCCCGCCATAACACACGGAGATACCATTTTTACGGCAACCGCATCGCATGTTTATCCTCCTGCAGATCAGTGTTCATACACTGCTGAAGCGTATGTTATTTATGACGGTCAGCAATGTGTAAGCAGCAGCAGGCAGGAGCAAACCTTCAGTGCATGGGCAAGAGACAATCAGAACGGTGCTGTGGTAATCACCGATCCTGTTATTGCACAGTTTTGCGAGGGCGAAGACATTATTGATGTTCGTTTTCGGGATAATTCCACCTTCAATTGTAATATCAATGTGGAACCCGACAAGCCTAACCGGATTACCCGGTGGGTTCAGTTTATTTATGGTACTCATACCATAGGCGGCGACAGGATACCTAATATTACGATTCGTGACCCTTTAGGAAACATATACCAGATGACCGACGCAGCCGGAAATTCACTGCCGCCTGTAGCCGGACCAATAGTTGAAATACCGATTCCTGCTGATGGCCCAACTGAAATTTCATGGCCGATTAGTGCTCCTGCCGGAGGAGTAGCCGGAGATATATTTGAGATTACGCTGAGAAACTGGAATATCTGTAACCCTTATGACCGGAATCCCTTTGATGCAATTCCCCCCACTGACCCGATAAACGGTGATTATCCGCCCATAACCAACACGGCACTAATTGAAATTATAACAACGCCGCCCGAGATTACAAATCCTTCACTTGAATTTTGCGCCGGAAGTCCCATTCGTCTTACTTTATCCACTTCAGGCGGACAGGTCAACTGGTACACCGATTCATTGCTAACCCATCACATTCATACCGGTCCCAACTTTGATCCCACAGGTGCGCCTACATATATTGATAACTCAAGGGGAGGAACGTATTCATTCTGGGTAACCGAAACCATTGGTGCCTGTGCCAGTGCTCCAAGCAGAGTTTCATTCACAATTTTTGACACTCCTGCACCGGCACCGAATGCAGGTCCCGACGCAGCTGTTTGCAGTAATATGTATACACTCAGGGGGAATACCCCGGTAATCGGAGTTGGAGAATGGACGACGACTTCTTCAGCCATTATTTCCGACCCTTCAAACCCCAACACAACAGTAACCAATCTGCAACCGGGTCCTAATCTTTTCAGGTGGACCATCAGCAACGGTCCCTGTGTTTCAGTGGATGAAGTAGTAATTACATCAGACAGGCAGCCAGACCCGGCCGATGCAGGACCCGATCAAAGTTTTTGTAATACATCAGGCACTGTATTGCATGCCCGTTCAGCCACAAATAATGGTACGGGAACATGGACGGTTTCAACCGGAAATGCGAACTTTAATGATATACACAGTGCAAGTGCATCGGCTACTTCGCTTGCCGGTGGTGAAAACAGGCTTGTATGGACTGTAAGAAGCCGGTATGGCGTTTGTGTAACAACTGCTGACTCCATGTATATCCTGCGTGACCGGTCTCCATCACCTGCCAATGCAGGACCCGACAGAGGAGTGTGTGATTCATCAGCAGTAAAACTGGGTGCCCTGCCGGTCAATAACGGAGGCAGCGGAACCTGGACAGTTCTTTCCGGCGGAGCCATGCTTGTCGATGTGCATGATGCATCCTCTGATGTTTCCAATCTTTCATTCGGCAATAATTCATTTCGGTGGACGGTTGTAAGTCAATACGGAATTTGCCCGGGCAGTAATGACCAGGTCATCATTACACGTGACCAGGCGCCTGCTCCTGCACTGGCAGGAGACGACCAGGATTTATGCAGTTCAGTAACAGCAACACTGGGTGCAAATGCAGCAACAATAGGAACCGGAACCTGGACGGTAGTCTGGAACCCCTCGGCTGTTGCTCCGGTATTTACCCCGGGTATAAACAGTCCGAATGCCACGGTTCAGATACTGCCCGGAAATGAAGGTGTCTACAGGTTCGCCTGGACAATTGTCAATAACAGCTGCCGCACTTCCGATTCACTTACAGTTGATTTCGGAAAGCCTGTCGTACCCGCGAATGCTGGTCCGTCCGATTCTGTATGCGGTATAACGGTTGCCTTAAATGCCAATAATCCGGGTACCGGAACCGGTACCTGGACAAAAGTTACCGGTGCAGGAAATGTTGATTTTGTCCCGGGGATACATTCACCTTCAGCCATAGCGCAGATTCAGGCCGGCCAGGAAGGTGTCTACAGTTTCGAATGGAGAATTACAAGCGGATCCTGTCCTCCTACATCTGATACAGTCAGTATTCTTTATAAACCCACACCCGGTATGCCCTCATCAACAGACGCAGCAAATTGCGGACCGGCATCCATGACACTGTCCTCCACAACCGGTACCGGTGGTGACATTAACCGATGGTACACTGCAGTAATCGGGGGAACAATGATAATTGAAAACAGCACGCTTATAACACCTTTATTAACAAGTGATGCCGATTACTGGGTATCCACTTATAATTTCACCACCGGTTGTGAGAGCAACCGTCACCAGGTGCATGCAGATATCAATCCTATACCCGATCCTCCCGCTGTTTCAGATATTCAGCACTGCGGAAGCACAAGCTTTTCATTATCCTCAGTAACCGGAAGATACGGGTCAACCAGCAGGTGGTATGATGCACCTGCCGGTGGCAACCTCCTGGCTACTTCAGATACCTTCAACAGTCCGATACTCACCGCCCCTGTTACCTATTATATTTCTTCCTTTAATGAAGCCACAGGTTGTGAAAGCAATCGTACCGCATTGAATGTCCGGATTAATCCGGTACCCGATATTCCGGTTGCATCCGACACAGCAAGGTGCGGCGAGGGAATATTGACAATTCAATCATTACCGGGTTTAAACGGAACACAAAACCAGTGGTACGATTCACCTGCCGGAAATGTAATCGATACATCGCTTAACTTCACAACACCTTATCTTACCGCAACGACTCCTTACTGGATATCAACAATTAATAATCTTACCGGATGCAGAAGTGCAAGGATCAGAGTGTGGGCCAACATTCATCCTGTTCCGGGTTTCCCGGCTGTGAACGATGTTTCTGTCTGCGGACCTGACACAGTGAGGATCATATCTGTTGCAGGAGTAAACGGAACTATCAGCAGGTGGTATGACAGTATTACCGGCGGAAACCTTCTTGCCCAGGATGACATCTTTAATGCCGGACTGATTTCAACTACAAGCCGGTATTTTGTTTCCACTTACAATCAGAACACACATTGTGAAAGCAGCAGGAAAGCTGTTAACGCAGTGATACTTCCTGTTCCGCCGGCTAATCCTATAATAGGTCCGGATGCGGTGGGTATTAACCAGACGAATGTCATTTACTCAGTAAATTTCCATCCGGGGTCAACCTATAAATGGTTCATTCCACCGGGTATTGATTCGTTACTGCAAAGTCAGAATTTTGTAATGCTTGGTTTTCCGAACCTTGGAACCTACAACCTTTCTGTAACTGAAACCAACAGCATAGGATGCCAGGGGCCTCCGGCAAATAAACCGGTAGAGGTAAAAGCGGACGTAATTCTGCTTGATATCAGCGCCTCAGGTGGAAGGGCCTGTATAAACAATGATTTACCCATATCCGTTTCGCCTTCCGGCGGAACGCCATCGTATGTATTTGCCTGGGGCGGCGCCACCCAATATCTTAATTCGACAAATACGTCAAACCCGATTTTCAACTGCCCTGTTGCAGGCAGTTTTATGTTGACAATAACCGTGAATGATATCAATTTAAACCATACAACTGATACCATTTGGGTCACTGTGCGACCAGATCCGGTTGCTAATATTTCATTACCGGATACCATGGTCTGCAGTGGCAGTGATTTACAATTGCAGGGGATTGCCACCGGAGGATCCGGAACCTATTCGTCATTCACATGGACCGGTCAAACGATGCCGCTTTCCGCCACCGATATTGCAGATCCCGTTTTCAATACCTATCTGCCCGGAACCTACAGGATAAAACTTACGGTAATTGATGATTTCGGATGCCAGGACATTGATTCGGTAAATATACTGAATGACTCTCCACAGGCTGTTTTCAGCAGCGATGCCCGGCCTGCATGCAGTCCTCTTCCCGTAAGCTTTTTAAATAATTCACTGAACGCGACGGATTACCTGTGGAACTTTGGTGACGGACGGACAAGCACAGAGAAAGACCCTGTTCACGTGTTCAATAACACAACCAATTCGGTTCAGTATTTTAATGTTCAGCTCACAGCAATCAGCGGCAACCATTGTATTCATTCTTTCAACGATTATATAACCGTATACCCGAATCCGGTGCTTTCAATCAGTACCTATCCCGAAATGGCCTGTGCCCCGGCTGATATATTGCTTTCTTCTACTCCCGGAGGGCATAGTTATAACTGGGACTTTGGCGACGGTTTCCAGGCAGCCGGTGATTTCAATATCATGCATACTTTTAATAACGACACTGATCACGATACAACATTTACCATTCATCTTTTTTCGACGTCCTATTTTGGCTGCACGGATTCAGGTACAACCAGCATAGTGGTACATCCCTCACCGGAAGCTTTATTCACAGCAGATCCGTTATCTCAAATGATACCCGATCGTATTGTGAATTTTCAAAATAACAGTCAACAGGGAAATTGGGATTACCTGTGGCGGTTCGGCGATGACAGTACTTCAACAGCCCGTAATCCGGGTTCACATGAGTATCCCGGACCGGGGCGTTACCTGGTTTACCTTATTGTTAAGGGAACCTATTGCAGCGACAGTACATGGGTAAATGTTGAAATTGTTCCGCATCCTCCGGTTGCGGCCTTTAAGCCAATTGAACCCGGTTGCCTGCCACTGACAATACAATTCGAAAACACATCCGCTTATTCAAATAGTTTCTTATGGGAATTTGGTGACGGATCTGTTTCAAACAAGCCCAATCCCGAATATACCTATTATGAACCGGGTACTTTCACAATCAAGCTCACAGCATGGGGCGACAATGGAACTGCCGATTCCTACAGCACTCAGAACGATGTGTATGTTTTACCCAATGCGTTCTTCGATATTAAACCGAGGCGTGTTTATGCCAACGAGCAAAACGTCTTGTTTGAAAACCAATCGGACAATGGCACTTATCCGCTTGACGGAAACAGGTACCTGTGGGATTTCGGCGATGGCACCGGATCTGAAGAGGAGAATCCGCAACATGTTTACCAAAAGGACGGAAGTTACAATGTCGTTCTGAACGTCTGGACCAACAAGGGTTGTTATGATGTGTATGAATACCAGGCAGCAGTGCTTGTTGAACCTATAGGAAAGATCCTTTTCCCGAATGTATTCAGTCCCGAAGCCGAACTCCAGGAAAACAGGATCTTTAAGCCAGGAATTATTGATTATGTTGATGAATATCATCTGATGATATTTAACCGCTGGGGTGAGTTTATTTTTGAAAGTTTCAGCCAGGAAGTTGGCTGGGATGGCATGATTAACGGCCAGGTAGCCAAGGAAGATGTGTATATATGGAAGGTAGAGGGTAAATACACAAACGGGCAGGTCTTTATTCTTACAGGTGATGTAACCTTATTAAGATAG
- a CDS encoding type IX secretion system membrane protein PorP/SprF translates to MKRVIVILVLLACIIRVFPQDPQFSQFYSNYLYLAPSFAGLTEQNRLSLNYRNQWPAISNGFKTYSVSFDKFIEKFSSGLGLLAYQDVAGTGHMRTTSVGAQYSFDFRLTESMHVRPGLYFNYTERGIDFDRLTWADQITPDGTSSSSNEHKTIGKAGDIDFSTSLLMYTDRIWFGTAVDHILKPNQSLYLYEGNEKNQGTVPLKYSVFGGVKFLRPEKLLRPIPTSIQLAFLYKQQAQYRQLDLGVYWYHSPFVAGIWYRGIPMYKEVFNRDAATILIGVKMDDLNIGYSYDFTISRLMTHAGGAHEISVSYVFKTRPLKHKIKMVPCPEF, encoded by the coding sequence ATGAAAAGGGTTATTGTCATATTGGTTCTTCTCGCCTGCATCATCAGGGTTTTTCCCCAGGACCCTCAGTTCTCCCAGTTTTATTCGAATTATTTGTACCTGGCGCCGTCTTTTGCTGGATTAACGGAACAGAACCGGTTAAGCCTGAATTACAGGAACCAGTGGCCGGCCATTTCAAACGGGTTTAAGACCTACTCGGTTTCCTTTGATAAATTTATTGAAAAGTTCAGCAGCGGGCTTGGTCTGCTAGCTTACCAGGATGTTGCCGGTACCGGCCATATGAGGACTACGAGTGTTGGTGCCCAGTATTCTTTTGATTTCCGGCTGACGGAGTCAATGCATGTGAGGCCCGGATTATATTTTAATTACACAGAGAGGGGTATTGATTTTGACAGGCTGACATGGGCCGACCAGATTACACCTGACGGAACCTCCTCTTCATCGAATGAGCACAAAACAATAGGAAAGGCAGGAGATATAGATTTTTCGACCTCCCTGTTGATGTATACCGACAGAATCTGGTTCGGAACCGCTGTAGATCATATTCTGAAACCGAATCAGTCGCTATATCTCTACGAGGGAAATGAAAAAAACCAGGGAACAGTACCTCTTAAATATTCGGTATTCGGCGGAGTGAAATTTTTACGACCGGAAAAATTACTCCGGCCAATTCCTACAAGTATTCAGCTTGCCTTTCTTTATAAGCAGCAGGCGCAATACAGGCAGCTTGACCTCGGAGTTTACTGGTATCACAGCCCTTTTGTGGCAGGAATATGGTACAGGGGAATACCGATGTATAAAGAGGTATTCAACCGAGATGCTGCCACAATTCTTATCGGTGTAAAGATGGATGACCTGAACATCGGCTACAGTTATGATTTTACAATCTCCCGGTTAATGACCCATGCAGGGGGTGCCCACGAAATCTCGGTGAGTTATGTATTCAAAACAAGACCCCTGAAGCATAAAATAAAAATGGTACCCTGCCCGGAATTCTAA
- a CDS encoding methyltransferase domain-containing protein — MNYEKMLVLKNRISHIDAGNFLDVAVGRGDFLKFAIESFHSSRSIAGIDNDPQQLMQAREVLSDKQVILVLASALEMPFTTGYFDTVTMSNALHHVDNLPKLFRETARICRKKGLVIVNEMLNENNTALDETYMLYHRLVSDIDNHQGHYHRDIYSLKELFSLVNIPEFQLTEYFIHSEETGEKMDMHEINEISDRLRRKVAQLKGSDYYYFYENKAREVINIFLKNGIHKPKHATLFIQVQ; from the coding sequence ATGAATTATGAAAAAATGCTGGTCCTAAAAAACAGGATCAGTCATATTGATGCCGGAAATTTCCTCGATGTAGCCGTCGGCCGTGGCGATTTCCTGAAATTCGCAATTGAATCCTTTCATTCATCCAGAAGTATAGCCGGTATCGATAATGATCCTCAGCAACTCATGCAGGCCCGCGAGGTATTGTCGGATAAACAGGTAATATTGGTTCTTGCTTCAGCCCTTGAAATGCCTTTCACTACAGGATATTTTGATACGGTTACCATGTCAAATGCTTTGCACCATGTGGATAACCTGCCCAAATTATTCCGGGAAACAGCAAGGATATGCCGGAAAAAAGGACTTGTGATCGTCAATGAAATGCTGAATGAAAATAATACGGCTCTTGATGAAACTTATATGCTTTACCACCGGCTTGTTTCTGATATCGATAATCACCAGGGTCACTACCACCGGGATATTTACTCACTGAAAGAATTATTCTCACTCGTAAACATACCTGAATTTCAACTTACCGAGTATTTCATCCATTCCGAAGAAACCGGTGAGAAAATGGATATGCATGAAATCAATGAAATATCTGACCGGCTCAGGCGAAAAGTAGCCCAGCTTAAAGGTTCTGATTACTATTATTTTTATGAGAATAAAGCCCGTGAAGTAATTAATATATTTCTGAAGAATGGCATCCACAAACCAAAACATGCCACCCTGTTCATACAGGTTCAGTAA
- a CDS encoding alanine dehydrogenase produces MVDPRPEAASNPLFYGGLLPQEEMVAMGRKFKKLTIGLPREKQQVEQRVSLTPEAVEVLVNNGHEVLLEAKTGEGARYNDTDYSECGAFILDSRKQVMNADIILKISPPDTKDIEMLKGNQVILSSVHLARQTEEYIRGLMDKKCTAFAIEQIRDEHGYYPVIQSMSAISGISAINIAAELLSNQNGGKGVLLGGIAGITPTEVVIIGADTIAEFAARAALGLGAIVKVFDNSPQRLEELQRNLGRRLYTSIFHPKVLRRTLKSADVLIGAINLWDTGPRYFVTEDMVKEMKKGSVIIDLSIDMGGCIETSEYRSMQDAVYTKHNVLHFSVPNMPSRVARTASIALSNILSPILVTVGSSGGFKPFLKANLGVRNSVYIYNGILTNEYLGNQFGIPSKNIDLLMAAF; encoded by the coding sequence ATGGTAGATCCCCGGCCTGAAGCTGCAAGTAATCCCCTGTTTTACGGCGGGTTATTGCCGCAGGAAGAAATGGTAGCCATGGGAAGAAAGTTTAAAAAACTTACCATCGGTTTGCCCCGTGAAAAACAACAGGTTGAGCAAAGAGTTTCTCTTACACCTGAAGCCGTTGAAGTACTTGTAAATAATGGCCATGAGGTTTTGCTTGAAGCTAAAACCGGTGAGGGTGCCAGGTATAATGACACGGATTACAGCGAATGCGGAGCTTTTATTCTCGATTCGAGGAAACAGGTGATGAATGCCGATATTATCCTCAAAATCTCTCCTCCCGACACCAAAGATATTGAAATGCTGAAAGGAAACCAGGTCATCCTTTCTTCGGTTCACCTCGCCCGCCAGACTGAGGAGTACATTCGGGGACTGATGGATAAAAAATGCACTGCTTTTGCCATTGAACAAATCCGTGATGAACACGGGTATTACCCCGTAATTCAATCGATGAGTGCCATATCGGGCATTTCAGCCATAAATATTGCAGCGGAATTGCTGAGCAATCAAAATGGCGGCAAAGGTGTTCTCCTTGGCGGAATTGCAGGGATCACACCTACCGAAGTGGTTATTATTGGCGCAGATACAATTGCTGAATTTGCAGCCCGGGCCGCCCTGGGGCTTGGTGCTATTGTTAAGGTATTTGATAACTCCCCTCAACGGCTTGAAGAATTACAAAGAAACCTCGGAAGAAGGTTATATACTTCTATTTTTCATCCTAAGGTTCTGCGGCGTACACTCAAATCCGCTGATGTCCTCATCGGTGCCATTAACTTATGGGACACGGGTCCCCGGTATTTTGTGACCGAAGATATGGTTAAAGAAATGAAAAAGGGAAGTGTTATAATTGATCTCAGCATCGACATGGGAGGTTGCATTGAGACATCCGAATACAGGTCAATGCAGGATGCCGTTTACACAAAACACAATGTCCTTCATTTTTCAGTGCCCAATATGCCGTCACGTGTGGCCCGCACTGCATCCATAGCCCTCAGCAATATCCTTTCTCCGATTCTTGTAACGGTTGGCAGTTCAGGAGGTTTTAAACCCTTTCTAAAAGCCAACCTCGGCGTTCGCAACAGCGTGTATATATACAACGGCATACTCACCAATGAATACCTGGGTAACCAGTTTGGAATACCCTCCAAAAATATCGACCTGTTAATGGCCGCATTTTAG
- the tsaE gene encoding tRNA (adenosine(37)-N6)-threonylcarbamoyltransferase complex ATPase subunit type 1 TsaE, whose translation MISFEINSLAAIHSAARKFNEVTDGHRSFAFYGPMGSGKTTFIKAICHELGATGLVTSPTFSLVNEYTTSSGETLYHFDLYRINQVGELYDLGYEEYFYGDNYIFIEWAEKAESLLPEGIVKVHLHETGENKRSVSIEL comes from the coding sequence ATGATTAGCTTTGAAATAAATTCACTTGCCGCTATTCATAGCGCTGCCCGCAAATTCAATGAAGTGACCGATGGTCACAGGAGTTTTGCATTTTACGGTCCGATGGGCTCAGGCAAGACAACTTTTATAAAAGCAATTTGCCACGAACTGGGTGCAACAGGGCTGGTTACAAGTCCTACATTCTCCCTTGTAAATGAATACACAACCTCTTCAGGCGAAACCCTGTATCATTTTGATCTTTACCGGATTAACCAGGTAGGTGAGTTGTATGACCTGGGCTACGAGGAATATTTTTACGGTGATAACTACATTTTCATTGAATGGGCTGAAAAGGCCGAATCCCTTTTGCCGGAAGGGATCGTAAAGGTCCACCTGCACGAAACGGGCGAAAACAAAAGGTCCGTTTCGATCGAACTTTAA